The window GCCTGCGCTGCTCAAGGACGTCGCGGGTGCTTTCGTCCAGCTTGCAGTGGTGCCCGCGCAGGTGCGCCATCTGGTCGACCGCGCGGTGCGCATCGCGCTCGGCGCGCGCACCGTCACCGCGCTGGTGCTGCCCAGCGACCTGCAGGAGCTCGACTACGCGCCGCCGAAGCGCGCGCATGGCACCGTGCATTCGGGGGTCGGCTATACGCCGCCGAAGGTGGTGCCGTACGCGGACGACCTGCAGCGCGCGGCCGACGTGCTCAATGCGGGCAAGAAGGTCGCGATGCTGGTGGGCGCGGGTGCGCTGCACGCGACCGACGAGGTGATCGCGGTGGCCGACCGGCTCGGCGCGGGCGCCGCGAAGGCGCTGCTCGGCAAGGCCGCGCTGCCGGACGACCTGCCGTGGGTGACCGGCTCCATCGGGCTGCTCGGCACCAAGCCGAGCTACGAGCTGATGACCGAATGCGACACGCTGCTCGTCGTCGGCTCCGGCTTCCCGTATTCGGAATTCCTGCCGAAGGAAGGCCAGGCGCGCGGCGTGCAGATCGACCTGAAGGCCGACATGCTGAGCCTGCGCTATCCGATGGAGGTGAACCTCGTCGGCGACAGCGCCGAGACGCTGCGCGCGCTGCTGCCGCTGCTGAAGGAGCGCGGCGACACCGGCTGGCGCGACCGGATCGCGAAATGGAATGCGGACTGGCACGACACGCTGGCCGCGCGCGCGGCCGCGAAGGCGAGTGCCGGGCGCGGCGTGAATCCGCAGCGCGCGTTCACTGAGTTGTCGTCGCGGCTGCCCGACGACGTGATCCTGACGAGCGATTCCGGCTCGTGCGCGAACTGGTATGCGCGCGACCTGATGATGCGGCGCGGGATGATGGGCTCGCTGTCGGGCGGGCTCGCGTCGATGGGCGCGGCGGTGCCTTACGCGATCGCCGCGAAGTTCGCGTACCCGGTGCGCCCGGTGATCGCGATGGTCGGCGACGGCGCGATGCAGATGAACAACATGGCCGAGCTGATCACCGTCGCGAAGTACTGGCGGCAATGGCCCGATCCGCGCTGGATCTGCATGGTGCTGAACAACGAGGACCTGAACCAGGTCACGTGGGAGCAGCGCGTGATGGAAGGCGACCCGAAGTTCGACGCGTCGCAGCAGATTCCGAACGTGCCGTACTCGCGCTTCGCGACGCTGCTCGGACTGAAGGGCATCTACGTCGACGACCCGGAACAACTCGGCGCCGCTTGGGACGAGGCGCTGGCTTCCGACCGGCCGGTCGTGCTCGAGGTGAAAAGCGATCCGGAGGTGCCGCCGCTGCCGCCGCACGTGACGCTGCAGCAGGCGAAGCACTTCGCCGAGACGCTGGTGAAGGGCGACCCGCGTGAAGCGAACGTGATCGTCGAGACGGCGCGGCAGGTGCTGTCGGCCGTGTTGCCGGGCAATGGCGAACACGGCGGCAAGGGAAGCAAGAAGGAGTCGTAGGGGATGACGGGCGGCACGGCGCGGCACAGTACGACGCGTTCGCGGTGTCGCCCGTCGCGTCCCGTGCGAGGCGGCGCGGCGGCGCGTCAGTGGGTCAGTGGGTCAGTGCATCAGCCAATATCCACGTCGTCCCTTCCGTCGCCCTGCAGCGCGAGCGCCGCGTTGATCAACCCGACCTGCGCGAGCGTGAACGGGAAGTTGCCGCACAGGCGCCGCGCGTTCACGTCGTATTCCTCGGCCAGCAGCCCCACGTCGTTGCGCAGGCTCAGCAGCCGCTCGAACAGCGCGCGCGCATCGTCGTCGCGACCCTGCATCCGGTACACCTGCACGAGCCAGAAACCGGCCGTGACGAACGCGCCTTCGTCGCCTTCGCAGCCGTCGTTGAAAGGCTGTGGCCGATAGCGGAACGGCAGCCCGTCCTCCAGCAATTCCCGCTCGATCGCGGCAACCGTGCCGACCACCCGCGGATCGCACGCGTCGAGCATCCCCGTCAGCGGAATCAGCAGCAGGCTCACGTCGAGCCCGTCGCCGTCGTAGCGCTCGACGAACCGGCCGAGTTGCTCGTGGTAGCCGCGTGTGCACACGTCGTCGCGAATCGCATCGGCCCAGCGCTGCCACACGTCGAGCGGCGCGTGATGACCGAACGCGCGCGCCGAGCGGCACGCGCTTTCGACCGCCGCCCACACCATCACCTTCGACGACGTGAACAGATGCCGGCCGCTGCGCACTTCCCAGATCCCTTCGTCGGGGTCGCGCCAGACCGTCGCGAGATGCTCGATCAGCCGCCGCTCGAGCATCCACGCATCGTCGTCGGGCGGCAACCCGTGCCGGCGCGCATGGTACAGCGCGCCCAGCACCTCGCCGTACACGTCGAGCTGCAGCTGCAGGGCCGCCGCGTTGCCGAAGCGCACCGGTTGCGCGCCTTCGTAGCCGGCCAGATGCGGGGCAGTCCATTCCGCCGCACGACGGCCGCCGTCGGCCGCATACAGCACCTGCAATTGCGACGGATGGTCGGCGATCGCGCGCACCAGCCAGTCGCGCCAGCGCGCGGCCTCTTCGCGGTAGCCGCAGCGCACCAGCGCGCGCAGCGTGAAGCTCGCGTCGCGCAGCCAGCAGAACCGGTAATCCCAGTTGCGCTGGCCGCCGAAACGTTCGGGCAACGAAGTGGTCGGCGCCGC is drawn from Burkholderia ambifaria AMMD and contains these coding sequences:
- a CDS encoding glycoside hydrolase family 15 protein, giving the protein MRIEDYALIGDGRSAALVARDGSIDWLCWPDFDSPPCFAALIGTPDNGRFRIAPRDANARAVRRYLPGTAILETTFETSSGCIVILDWMNWNTADPCLVRSVRGERGTVEIDVDLGVRFDYGHALPWCRPFGRRWRMMTGGDAMWLDTEMQLDVQDDRLVGAQRITAGERVDFAISYARSYDRPPVVPDAYASVRDTQSFWRGWVKCNTAEGPYRDAIERALITVKLLSSLRTGGIVAAPTTSLPERFGGQRNWDYRFCWLRDASFTLRALVRCGYREEAARWRDWLVRAIADHPSQLQVLYAADGGRRAAEWTAPHLAGYEGAQPVRFGNAAALQLQLDVYGEVLGALYHARRHGLPPDDDAWMLERRLIEHLATVWRDPDEGIWEVRSGRHLFTSSKVMVWAAVESACRSARAFGHHAPLDVWQRWADAIRDDVCTRGYHEQLGRFVERYDGDGLDVSLLLIPLTGMLDACDPRVVGTVAAIERELLEDGLPFRYRPQPFNDGCEGDEGAFVTAGFWLVQVYRMQGRDDDARALFERLLSLRNDVGLLAEEYDVNARRLCGNFPFTLAQVGLINAALALQGDGRDDVDIG
- a CDS encoding thiamine pyrophosphate-requiring protein translates to MATVADFIVERLYDWGVRRVYGYPGDGINGFFGALSRAEGKIEFIQARHEEMAAFMASAHAKFTGELGVCVATSGPGATHLVTGLYDARLDHMPVLAIVGQQARAALGGHYQQEVDLPALLKDVAGAFVQLAVVPAQVRHLVDRAVRIALGARTVTALVLPSDLQELDYAPPKRAHGTVHSGVGYTPPKVVPYADDLQRAADVLNAGKKVAMLVGAGALHATDEVIAVADRLGAGAAKALLGKAALPDDLPWVTGSIGLLGTKPSYELMTECDTLLVVGSGFPYSEFLPKEGQARGVQIDLKADMLSLRYPMEVNLVGDSAETLRALLPLLKERGDTGWRDRIAKWNADWHDTLAARAAAKASAGRGVNPQRAFTELSSRLPDDVILTSDSGSCANWYARDLMMRRGMMGSLSGGLASMGAAVPYAIAAKFAYPVRPVIAMVGDGAMQMNNMAELITVAKYWRQWPDPRWICMVLNNEDLNQVTWEQRVMEGDPKFDASQQIPNVPYSRFATLLGLKGIYVDDPEQLGAAWDEALASDRPVVLEVKSDPEVPPLPPHVTLQQAKHFAETLVKGDPREANVIVETARQVLSAVLPGNGEHGGKGSKKES